A single genomic interval of halophilic archaeon DL31 harbors:
- a CDS encoding glycosyl transferase family 2 (PFAM: Glycosyl transferase, family 2~KEGG: hwa:HQ2692A glycosyltransferase), whose product MRVSVILCTYSLDMYEHFREAAESVLSQSYDDLELVVVVDGTEVVHERVIEDYGDHDDVVVHCNEENVGLLESRNTGAELASGDVVAFIDDDAVADNEWVAALIDGYEEQDALAVGGKMVPDWVASKPRFLPDEFYWLVGVTHRGFADGPGWVRNTFGSNISFEMDVFLELGGFDTEIGGRKGDANLQGGETELCARLTAEYGEEVWYNPDAIVAHKVFDYRTELWWLIDRAFWQGYSKRAMETLVPESGGEEGEFLGQLVTESVPGRVKGLVRSPSAAAVEQLVMLLVFTGCVGGGYLYGVWKW is encoded by the coding sequence GTGAGAGTCTCGGTCATCCTCTGTACGTACTCGCTGGACATGTACGAACACTTTCGAGAGGCTGCCGAGAGTGTGCTGTCCCAGTCGTACGACGACCTTGAGTTGGTCGTGGTCGTTGATGGGACGGAAGTAGTCCACGAACGCGTTATCGAAGACTACGGCGACCACGACGACGTGGTGGTGCACTGCAACGAGGAGAACGTCGGCCTGCTGGAGAGTCGGAATACCGGCGCGGAGCTGGCGAGTGGGGATGTGGTGGCGTTCATCGACGACGACGCCGTCGCCGACAACGAGTGGGTGGCGGCGTTGATCGACGGGTACGAGGAACAGGATGCGCTGGCCGTCGGCGGGAAGATGGTCCCCGACTGGGTCGCCAGCAAGCCACGATTTTTACCGGATGAGTTCTACTGGCTGGTCGGCGTCACGCATCGTGGCTTCGCCGACGGTCCCGGTTGGGTCCGGAACACGTTCGGGTCAAATATTTCGTTCGAAATGGACGTGTTTCTGGAGCTCGGGGGGTTCGACACAGAGATTGGCGGTCGGAAGGGCGATGCGAACCTGCAGGGTGGCGAGACGGAACTGTGTGCGCGGCTGACCGCTGAGTACGGGGAGGAAGTGTGGTACAACCCTGACGCCATTGTGGCGCACAAGGTGTTCGACTACCGGACGGAGTTATGGTGGTTGATTGATCGGGCGTTCTGGCAGGGGTACTCGAAGCGAGCGATGGAGACGTTGGTTCCTGAGTCTGGTGGCGAGGAGGGGGAGTTCTTGGGGCAGTTGGTGACGGAGTCTGTTCCGGGCCGGGTGAAGGGGCTGGTGCGGTCGCCATCGGCGGCGGCCGTGGAGCAGTTGGTGATGTTACTGGTGTTTACTGGGTGTGTTGGTGGTGGGTACCTGTATGGTGTGTGGAAGTGGTGA
- a CDS encoding glycosyl transferase group 1 (PFAM: Glycosyl transferase, group 1~KEGG: afu:AF0606 first mannosyl transferase (WbaZ-2)): MTDDVDIDNLDVTLAHWHVNAWGGAEYLVTKMAEALGVDAVHTIGEPDPADSNPYGDVSFVDVTSSLDYSSVRRLQQRFGRVFEYAQWEDVDWREFGGPDVLVTSGATTRAVITPDDTLHVNYCHSPPRWFYDLYHDRKSSLTGVLSRPLVRYLRMRDATLDSRVDHYLVNSPIIERRLWKFYKRESEVLYPPVELEKYRNDGDEGYYLHLGRLDEEKGVPAVVEAFSGLDEQLVMAGGMGDIDDSVRHQINAAGNIEYRGFVSEEKKLDLLANCTALVFNGRNEDFGIVPIEANASGKPVLARNEGFPGVFVDGDKNGVLHDGSPRRIRNAVKRLDTGEVSDSHTDQFSLTAFREQLIRSIQSARGSLDSRVRQ, translated from the coding sequence GTGACCGACGACGTCGACATCGACAACCTCGATGTCACCCTCGCTCACTGGCACGTGAACGCGTGGGGCGGCGCGGAGTATCTCGTCACCAAGATGGCCGAAGCTCTCGGCGTCGACGCCGTCCACACGATCGGCGAGCCTGATCCCGCGGACTCGAACCCCTACGGCGACGTGTCATTCGTTGACGTGACCTCGTCTCTCGACTACTCCTCTGTTCGACGACTACAGCAGCGATTCGGACGCGTGTTCGAGTACGCACAGTGGGAGGACGTCGACTGGCGGGAGTTCGGCGGTCCAGACGTACTGGTCACGTCGGGGGCGACGACGCGAGCAGTGATCACACCTGACGACACCCTTCACGTGAATTACTGCCACTCGCCGCCGCGGTGGTTCTATGACCTCTACCACGATCGGAAGTCTTCGCTAACGGGGGTACTGTCCCGGCCGTTGGTTCGATATCTGCGAATGCGCGATGCGACGCTTGATTCGCGGGTCGATCACTATTTAGTGAACAGCCCGATCATCGAGCGCCGGCTCTGGAAATTCTACAAGCGTGAGTCCGAGGTGCTGTATCCTCCCGTGGAACTCGAAAAATACCGAAACGATGGCGATGAAGGGTACTACCTCCACCTCGGTCGACTCGACGAGGAGAAAGGCGTTCCTGCGGTAGTCGAGGCGTTTTCGGGGCTTGATGAGCAGTTGGTGATGGCTGGCGGGATGGGGGACATCGACGACTCTGTTCGGCACCAGATCAACGCCGCGGGGAACATCGAGTACCGCGGGTTCGTCTCCGAGGAAAAGAAACTCGACCTACTGGCGAACTGTACCGCGCTCGTGTTCAACGGCCGGAACGAGGACTTCGGTATCGTCCCGATCGAAGCGAACGCGAGCGGGAAGCCAGTGCTGGCTCGGAATGAAGGGTTCCCGGGGGTGTTTGTTGACGGCGACAAAAACGGTGTCCTGCACGACGGGTCTCCCAGAAGGATTCGGAACGCGGTCAAACGGCTTGACACCGGAGAGGTGTCCGATTCGCACACGGATCAGTTCTCCCTCACCGCATTCCGGGAGCAGTTGATCCGCTCGAT